From Nitrospirota bacterium, the proteins below share one genomic window:
- a CDS encoding isochorismatase family protein, which produces MAVPLMLPTPRDTVVVVIDAQERLMPAMHADLRDRALKHMQALLKASAVHQVPVVCTEQYPKGLGATLPEIRSLMEPYDPIVKTAFSCCDVEPFTRKLESLNRPNIAVMGMETHVCVYQTVVGLLQRGYKPLLLSDAVCSRKMIDYETSVEQMREDGATISTTETLLFSWTREAGSEAFKKISLIVRDLS; this is translated from the coding sequence ATGGCTGTTCCGTTGATGCTGCCTACTCCCCGGGATACCGTCGTGGTCGTCATCGATGCGCAGGAGCGTCTGATGCCTGCGATGCACGCCGATCTCAGGGATCGCGCCCTTAAACACATGCAGGCCCTTCTCAAGGCTTCCGCCGTTCACCAGGTCCCGGTCGTTTGCACTGAGCAGTATCCCAAGGGCCTGGGAGCTACGCTCCCGGAGATTCGTTCCCTGATGGAGCCCTACGACCCCATCGTCAAGACCGCTTTCAGTTGCTGCGATGTCGAGCCTTTCACGCGCAAACTCGAATCACTCAACCGTCCCAATATCGCCGTGATGGGCATGGAAACCCACGTCTGCGTTTACCAGACCGTCGTGGGCTTGCTCCAACGCGGCTACAAGCCTCTCCTGCTATCCGATGCCGTCTGCTCTCGGAAAATGATCGACTACGAGACGAGCGTGGAGCAAATGCGGGAGGATGGCGCCACGATCAGCACAACGGAAACTCTGCTCTTCTCCTGGACGCGCGAGGCCGGTTCGGAGGCCTTCAAGAAAATCTCACTCATCGTCCGCGATTTGAGCTGA